One Bacillota bacterium genomic window, TTTCCCCGCCGATGGTAACCGTAACCCCACCGCCTGCCGTTCCACAGGTTATCCTGTTGCCTCCGCCGCGTCGGTCGCTCTGGGAGATTCGCGCGGAGCTGAAGCGCGGGCTGGGGGAGTGGGAGTTTCCGCACTACGTGAACGCACCCCATTATGGCTCCGGCCCCGACAGCCCTTTCCCCAGCCCGTTGAAGCCACATCTGGCAGTCGTACACGCGGAGTAGCTAGGCACCTTCCGCCAGCACAGGGAACAGCTCCCCGGCTAAAGGCTCACCCGGCTGTAAGCCCAGTCCATCGGTTACCACATGGGGCTTGCCGTTGTACAGGGTGCCGTCTGCCATGAATATGGTCACCATCGCGCGGCGTGGACGGTCGGTATGGTTCGCTTCCGCATAGTGGAACGTCAGCCCGTGGTGGAAGGTGCAGCTGCCAGCCTTCATGCGAGCAACATAGGGAGGTTTCACCTCTTTGTCGGGCACGAGTGCGAAGATGTCCTGCGGGGTGACCAGATTAATCGCTTCCAGCTCGCCCCACAGATGCGAACCGGGGATGAACTGCATACAGCCGTTGTTCTCGTCCACGTCGTCCAGCGCCATCCAGCACGAAAGCTGGTCATAGCCTATCATGGGCCAGTATGGTCGGTCCTGGTGCCACGGAGACGGTTTGCTATCGCCCGGCATTTTGGTGAGCAAGTGGTCGTGCCACAGGCGAATGCGCTCCGCACCAATCAGACGCCGCGCGATCTCGGCGATGCGCGGGCTGAGCACATACCGACGGATGCCCTCATGAACCCGCCACAGGTTCACCTTCTGCACGAAGACCTTCTCGTATTCGGGGTTCGCCGCAGAGGTTTCGATGCGAGGGTCAAACCGCTGTGAGAGCACCTCATCGGCAGCAGCGCGAAGTGCTTGCAGCTCTTCCTCACTCAGGACGTTGTCCAGTTGCACAAAGCCGTTGTCGCGAAAGAAGGCAATCTGCTCCTCGCTCAGGGGATAATGCAGTACTGTGGTCATCAGCGCGCCTCCAGTTCCGATGTGTTCCAAGTTGTTTAGCATAGTTTACCATGTGCAGGAAAGGCAGTCAACCTGGCATATCGCCCTGCGCAGTCTGAAGTCTGCGCTACGGAGAGGGATGTCATGGGCTAAGGTCGCCGCAAGAGGACTTGCCCACCGACACGGTGAAACTTCCACTGTATCACCGAATACAATGGGGAGGTTTATCACGATAGATGCAGTCGCCATCCTCATCGACGGTCGTGTGCACGCGCAGCAGCGCATATGCCCGCTTGAAATCCGTTGGTGTGCGCGAGGTTCAGCTAACCAGCGGGTTGCTGCATGAGCGGTTCCGCACTAACCTTGCCGCGGGTATTCCCGCAGGCTGGACGCAGTTGTGGGAGAGCCATACCATTCCCAACTTCTATGTGGTGAGTGGGCGCCGCCCCGGCGAGGTGAAGGGGCCTCGTTACATCGACTCAGACGGCTATAAGTGGCTGGAAGCGGCGTGCTGGGCGTATGCACACGCGCAGGACGATACCCTGAAGGCGTGGATCGACGAGTTCGTAGACGTGATTGAGGCGGCGCAGGAAGAGGACGGCTACGTAAACACCCATTTTATGGGCGAGCGTCAATCCCTGCGTTTCACCGACCTCGATCACGCGCACGAGATATATTGCTTCGGGCACCTCACACAAGCGGCTATCGCCCACCACCGCGTGACAGGCGAGAGCAAACTGCTGAACGTCGCCCGACGCTTTGCTGAACTGCTGTATCGCCTGTTCGGACCAGAAGGCAGATGGGGTGCGTGCGGACACCCTGAAGCGGAGATGGCGCTGGTAGAGCTGTACCGCGAGACCGGGGAGCGCCGCTATCTGGAACTGGCATCACGCATGATCGATGCCCGTGGGCGGAAACCGCCTGTGCTGGACGGCTCGATCTATCTGCTGGACCATGCCCCCTTCCGCGAACAGCGCGAAGCGGTGGGGCACGCGGTGCGCGCGCTGTACCTATACGCAGGTGCAACAGACCTGTACTTGGAAACCGGTGAAGCGGCGTTGATAGAAACCCTTCATACCCTCTGGGAAGACGTATTCACCCGCAAGGCGTACGTGACGGGTGGACTGGGCGCACGCTATGAGGGTGAAGCGTTTGGACTGGCGTATGAGTTGCCGAACCTGCGGGCTTACGCGGAAACCTGCGCTGCCATTGCAGGCTTCATGTGGAACTGGCGGATGCTGCAGGTGGAACCCGATGCGCGCTATGCCGATTGGATGGAGATCGCGTTGTACAACGGCATCCTGTCGGGTATGTCGCTGGACGGTAGACGCTACTTCTACATGAACCCGCTGGAGTCGCGCGGCGGCTACGAGCGTTCGCCGTGGTTCGGGTGCGCCTGTTGCCCGCCCAACGTGCATCGCACGCTGGCGTCGCTGCCGGGCTATCTGTACAGTCTGGACGAGCAGACGGTATACGTTCACTTCTACGCGGGTAGCCATCTGGACACCCGGTTACCCAACGGTCAGCCCGTTCAGATTCGGGTACAGACCGACTACCCATGGTCTGGCGACATCGAGGTGCAACCGTCACCAGGCAGCTATACGCTTGCCTTGCGCATCCCCGGCTGGGCTTGGGAGGCGGAACTGCGCATCAACGGTGAACGACTGGAAGCCACACCCGGAAGTTATGCTATTGTGCAACGCGAGTGGCAAGAAGGCGATAGTGTACATCTCTCGCTGCCCATGACGATTGAGCTCCTTCGTGCCAACCCGCGTATTGAAGAGGACAGAGCCAGTGCTGCGCTTCGCCGCGGACCGGTAGTGTACTGCCTCGAGCAGGTAGACCTTGCCGAAGGTAGCTTGCTGGACATTTACATGCCAGAAGATACCAGCAGGTTGCGGGCGAAACACATGCCTGCGTTGCTGGGCGGAGTGGTGGCTATCGAAGGGAACGCCCTGCTGGATACCGTGCCTCGCGAAAGCCAGCCGCTGTATGTGCCCGTTTCACGCTACATTCCCCCACGCCATCGCGAAGTGCGGGTGCGATGGGTACCGTATTATGCGTGGGCGAACCGTGGAGCAGGCGCGATGAAGGTGTGGCTACCTATCACCCGATAAAAGCAGCAACGTTACTGCGATTGGGTGTTGCGGTCGGGAATAGTTATGCGGTTGCCATCGCGTATCGCCAGGTAGGTGGGTGACATGATTTCTATTTCAGCCGCATCGAACACGTCTTTAATGTTCTGGTGAAGACGAGAATAGATAACCTGCAGGCGATTGGGACAAGAGGTGTACACATTTAGCTCGTAGGTGACGTAAGAATCGTCAAGTGAGGTTATCAGCACGAAGGGCGCGGGATTCTTTTCGCAGTCTTCGGTTCGGAGAGCTGCTTCTATCAACAAAGCCTCCACCTGCTGCCGCGGGACATCATATCCGATGGATACCGTCGTGTGCAGAATGATCCCATTCGGGGCAGAGGAATAGTTGACCACGCTTGCGCTGAGGATTTGCAGACTTGGGATCAGCACATCCTCGTTTTTCAGAGTTCTCAAGCGAGTGTACATAAACGTGGAATCCACAATGTCGCCCACATAATCTCCAATCTTAACGCGGTCTCCTCGTCGGAAAGGACGCATATAAGCGATGACAATTCCTGCGATGAAGTTCCCGACTGTGGTCGAGGAGCTGAAAGAGACAATGACTCCCATAAAAACTGTCACTACCTTTGCAAAATCTGTTCCTGCACCAGGTATATTAGGGGCGATAAAAAAGAGAGCGACTAATACAATTACAAACTTGCCCAGCGAGCGCGTTGGTCTGACAAATTCATGAGGCACATAAGGTTCCAGACTGACCGCGCCCGATTCTGCATATGTCATCACCATCTCGAAGCCCCTCAACACTAATCGGGCTACAATGACAATAATAAAGATATTGACGATTCCAGGAATCGAGTCTACGATAGCACTGCCCATGCGTGATAAAGTCTGTAAAGCCGCTCGTTGCAACAAATCGCTGTGTGGTCGTGTGGCAGGGAAGGTAGCCAGTAACAGCTGGATATAGACAAGAAGTATGACGGTGTATGCGACGAAGTGCTCTATCGAGATTATACGTGCCATCAGTATGGTTACTTTCTGAGGCGAAATCAGCGTCGCCTGTCTCCAACACACGCCGTTCGAGCATATAGACGACCGTTGCAACCTCTGGTCAATGAAAGATGTTAGTCGTCGAACAAAATGCCATACCAATGGCAGCAAGACACTATACATTATCGCCAGCATAGTGGCACGGGTGTATTCCCGACGCAGTTCTCTTAGGCGACGTTGCTCTTCCTTTTTCTGCTGCTGTAAGCGGATTTCGCGAAGCGCAAACTCCAGTCTTTCTGCATACTCTGTGGCTACAGATAAGGGGCTGCGTTCGCCTGCGTCCTGCTCGCCGATTACTAGCAAGATGCCTTTGTAACGCTTGTGCTGGATATAGGGCAGTCCAGTCACCCGATCGATGCCTACTACGAAGTCAGCGGGGTCTGCCAGACGGTCTTGCACCAATTTTTCTAGACGGTAGTTCACAAGCGCGACACGCTGTTGGACGGACATTCCACCCAGCGCGTGTCGAAGCACAAAGACTTCTTTGTTCCCAATGCGTACTGGCACAGGGGGCGACGAGGACTCTTGGGTGAGCGATGGAGGCATACCTGAGAGCAACAAGAAAACAATGAGTAAATAGAGGTGACAGTGGCGAACTGACACGAGTGGACACCTCCAAGAACGTGCTCCTATAGTCCCATTCCCAGCAGGCGGGACACGACCATTGCGGTAGGCAGTCCCACCAGCACAGATAGCACGCCCGGCACCACAAACACCAGCGCGAGCAGCAGGATGGGACCGAAGCGGAACATCGTTAGCTCATAGCGGTATGCCGCGTCGGCGGGGAGCAAGCCAGCCAGAATCTTAGAACCGTCCAGTGGAGCGATGGGGATGAGATTGAAGAACATCAGCCCGATGTTCATGTAGACCATATACACCATGAAATCTGCCAGGCTTGGCGTCATGCTTGGGGCGAACAGGCGCGTAACAACGGCCAACACGGCAGCGAACACCAAGTTCGAGAAAGGACCCGCTGCCGCGACCAGCATCATATCGCGGCGCGGATGCAGGAAATTGGCCGGGTTCACCTGCACCGCCTTGCCCCAGCCGATGCCGCGTGCGCCTGTGACCACCATCAACACCACCATCAACGTGCCCAGCGGGTCGAGATGGTCTATGGGGTTCAGCGAGACACGCCCCTGCCGTCTCGGCGTGGGATCGCCCAGGCGGTCAGCGGCGATGGCATGTGCGAATTCATGCACGGTAATGCATAGCACAAACGCCAACAGCTGCATGAAGATGAAGTTCCAATCCAGATTTCCCATCTTACCGAACAGTCCTCTTTAGATTCCGTCGTGCTTGCGCTTTCATATACGCAGCAAATCACTGGCGCGTTCCGCATTTCCGAACGCGCCAGACGGTCTCCAAACGGTTCCGGTTTACTTTACGCTCTTTCCATCACCGGTTGTTCTGACTGCAGCCGTTCCGGGATGCGGTCGTGTGCCAGCAGGTCATCCAACGTTTCGCGCTCCACGATGACCTCAGCACGCCCTGCGTTCACCAGCACCATCGCCGGGCGCGGGAAACGGTTGTAGTTACTGCTCATGGCGTAGTTGTATGCGCCCGTAGACGGAACAGCCAGGATGTCGCCCGGTTCCGGCTGGGCAATGGCAACGTTCCGTATTAAAATATCGGTTTCGCAGTGCTTGCCCGCGATAGTCACGACGGTATTTGCCGGGCGGTTTGCTTTGTTAGCCACCAGCGCGGTATATACAGCGTCGTAGAGCTGCGGGCGCGGGTTATCGGACATCCCGCCGTCCACCGCCACATAGGTGCGCGTGCCGGGCGGCTGATGGATGGGCACTTGCTTGATTGCACCGATGGTATACAGGGTTAACCCTGCTTCTCCCACAAGTGCGCGCCCCGGCTCCTGCAACAGCGTGGGGTACGGCAGGTTGCGTCGCTCCAGTTGCTGGGTCAACACACCGACAATTCGCTCCGCATACTCCTCAAAGGTCGGAGGTTGGTGGCTCTCGATGTAGCGAATACCCAGCCCACCTCCGATGTTGAGCTCCTCCACCGTGTAGTTCAGCTGCTTGCGAAGGGTGTGCATAAAGTCCACCATAATCTTCACCGCCCGCTCCTGCGCTTCGGTCTCCAGCAGCTGCGAACCGACGTGGCAGTGGATACCCTTCAAGCGCAGGTGCTGCGTCTCCAGCGCACGGCGTACCCCTTCCAGCGCGTAGCCGTTGCGGATGTTCAAGCCGAATTTCGTGTCCGCCTGTCCCGTGCGGATGAAGCGGTGCGTGTGGGGGTCGATGCCGGGCGTGACGCGAATCAGGATAGGTACCTGCTTGCCTGCCTCGGCGGCAACCTGCTCCAGCATCTCCAGCTCCAGCAGGTTATCCACCACGATGCGCCCCACGTCATGCTGCACCGCCATTTGCAACTCGAACAGCGATTTATTGTTGCCGTGGAAAACCAGCTTCTCTGGCGGGAAGCCTGCCTTCAGCGCGGTGTACAGCTCGCCTGCTGACGCCACGTCCAGGTCGTAACCTTCCTGCGCCACGATACGAGCGACCGCCATGCACAGTAACGCCTTGCCTGCGTAGGCGATTTCATTGCGGGGATAGCGTTTGTCGAAGGCGCGGCGGTAATCGCGCATGTTCTGCCGAAAAGTGGCTTCGTCGAGTACGTAAAGCGGGGTGCCGAACTGTTTTGCCAGCTCTACCGCGTCGCACCCACCGATTTCCAGATGTCCTTGCTCGTTAATCCGTTGTGTACCTAACAGCAACATCCTTCCCCTCAAACCGACAGTGGAGTTTGTGTAATCAGAGCAAAGGATATCACGGTTTGCCTGCCGAAGTCAAGGTGCGGCGTTATTCGTCACCCCACTTGGTGCTGCCGGTGTAGCCACACACTCCCACCCGCGGCGAGTTGACAACGGGAAGCAGCATCTCTTCCCCGCACTCGTGTTGCTGCGCGCAGTGTTCGCATAGCCAACCCAAACCCTCCCAAGCGCATTGACTGCAGACATACTTTGCAGGTTGACCGCAGATGTCGCAGCGGATGTCTGGTGGACGATTGCGCGCCAGCAGAAAGACGCTCTTGCTGGGAACCTCTGCCTCAAACGAAGAGAGCACCTTCAGGGTGAGTTCAGTGGTGTCGCCCATATCGTACTGGTGCGTGAAAGACATGCCTTCCTTGAGCACCTGATGGAACGGGCGGTTCATGCTGCGCTCGTCGCCCCAAAAGGAGGCTTCGGGATGACTGAGGTAAATAACACCACCGATCAAAAACTGGCTCAGGTGTCCGCAACACTCCAGCCAGATTTCACGCAGAAATCTGTCCAGACGTTTCAGCGTCGCATCGGTAGAGATGGCGATGTAGAGCCAGTAGTCAGGGATGTGTCTGTCGGCTACGGACAGCAGGAACACCGTATGTGAAATGTCGCCAGATGGGTGCTGTGCGAAGTATGCGGGCGCGCAAGTGCGCAAGTGACGTGCTGCCGCTGCTTTGCTCATTTCCGTGCCGCAAAGCTTGCAGAATCCAGCAGCGGCTACTGGCGTGGACATGGGTCAGGCTGCCTCCTTTGCGTGAGCATCGACATCATTGTACCTGCCGAACCCTATCACTGCAAGCGCTACCGGCGGTGATGAAACCGAA contains:
- a CDS encoding phytanoyl-CoA dioxygenase family protein; protein product: MTTVLHYPLSEEQIAFFRDNGFVQLDNVLSEEELQALRAAADEVLSQRFDPRIETSAANPEYEKVFVQKVNLWRVHEGIRRYVLSPRIAEIARRLIGAERIRLWHDHLLTKMPGDSKPSPWHQDRPYWPMIGYDQLSCWMALDDVDENNGCMQFIPGSHLWGELEAINLVTPQDIFALVPDKEVKPPYVARMKAGSCTFHHGLTFHYAEANHTDRPRRAMVTIFMADGTLYNGKPHVVTDGLGLQPGEPLAGELFPVLAEGA
- a CDS encoding glycoside hydrolase family 127 protein; this encodes MQSPSSSTVVCTRSSAYARLKSVGVREVQLTSGLLHERFRTNLAAGIPAGWTQLWESHTIPNFYVVSGRRPGEVKGPRYIDSDGYKWLEAACWAYAHAQDDTLKAWIDEFVDVIEAAQEEDGYVNTHFMGERQSLRFTDLDHAHEIYCFGHLTQAAIAHHRVTGESKLLNVARRFAELLYRLFGPEGRWGACGHPEAEMALVELYRETGERRYLELASRMIDARGRKPPVLDGSIYLLDHAPFREQREAVGHAVRALYLYAGATDLYLETGEAALIETLHTLWEDVFTRKAYVTGGLGARYEGEAFGLAYELPNLRAYAETCAAIAGFMWNWRMLQVEPDARYADWMEIALYNGILSGMSLDGRRYFYMNPLESRGGYERSPWFGCACCPPNVHRTLASLPGYLYSLDEQTVYVHFYAGSHLDTRLPNGQPVQIRVQTDYPWSGDIEVQPSPGSYTLALRIPGWAWEAELRINGERLEATPGSYAIVQREWQEGDSVHLSLPMTIELLRANPRIEEDRASAALRRGPVVYCLEQVDLAEGSLLDIYMPEDTSRLRAKHMPALLGGVVAIEGNALLDTVPRESQPLYVPVSRYIPPRHREVRVRWVPYYAWANRGAGAMKVWLPITR
- a CDS encoding mechanosensitive ion channel family protein gives rise to the protein MSVRHCHLYLLIVFLLLSGMPPSLTQESSSPPVPVRIGNKEVFVLRHALGGMSVQQRVALVNYRLEKLVQDRLADPADFVVGIDRVTGLPYIQHKRYKGILLVIGEQDAGERSPLSVATEYAERLEFALREIRLQQQKKEEQRRLRELRREYTRATMLAIMYSVLLPLVWHFVRRLTSFIDQRLQRSSICSNGVCWRQATLISPQKVTILMARIISIEHFVAYTVILLVYIQLLLATFPATRPHSDLLQRAALQTLSRMGSAIVDSIPGIVNIFIIVIVARLVLRGFEMVMTYAESGAVSLEPYVPHEFVRPTRSLGKFVIVLVALFFIAPNIPGAGTDFAKVVTVFMGVIVSFSSSTTVGNFIAGIVIAYMRPFRRGDRVKIGDYVGDIVDSTFMYTRLRTLKNEDVLIPSLQILSASVVNYSSAPNGIILHTTVSIGYDVPRQQVEALLIEAALRTEDCEKNPAPFVLITSLDDSYVTYELNVYTSCPNRLQVIYSRLHQNIKDVFDAAEIEIMSPTYLAIRDGNRITIPDRNTQSQ
- a CDS encoding site-2 protease family protein yields the protein MGNLDWNFIFMQLLAFVLCITVHEFAHAIAADRLGDPTPRRQGRVSLNPIDHLDPLGTLMVVLMVVTGARGIGWGKAVQVNPANFLHPRRDMMLVAAAGPFSNLVFAAVLAVVTRLFAPSMTPSLADFMVYMVYMNIGLMFFNLIPIAPLDGSKILAGLLPADAAYRYELTMFRFGPILLLALVFVVPGVLSVLVGLPTAMVVSRLLGMGL
- the lysA gene encoding diaminopimelate decarboxylase — protein: MLLLGTQRINEQGHLEIGGCDAVELAKQFGTPLYVLDEATFRQNMRDYRRAFDKRYPRNEIAYAGKALLCMAVARIVAQEGYDLDVASAGELYTALKAGFPPEKLVFHGNNKSLFELQMAVQHDVGRIVVDNLLELEMLEQVAAEAGKQVPILIRVTPGIDPHTHRFIRTGQADTKFGLNIRNGYALEGVRRALETQHLRLKGIHCHVGSQLLETEAQERAVKIMVDFMHTLRKQLNYTVEELNIGGGLGIRYIESHQPPTFEEYAERIVGVLTQQLERRNLPYPTLLQEPGRALVGEAGLTLYTIGAIKQVPIHQPPGTRTYVAVDGGMSDNPRPQLYDAVYTALVANKANRPANTVVTIAGKHCETDILIRNVAIAQPEPGDILAVPSTGAYNYAMSSNYNRFPRPAMVLVNAGRAEVIVERETLDDLLAHDRIPERLQSEQPVMERA